One genomic segment of Paenibacillus xylanexedens includes these proteins:
- a CDS encoding DUF5696 domain-containing protein, whose amino-acid sequence MNYTVAKKITGMLLAGSLLLGGCQFSPTPLAHETVTAADQTDFPSLPPGEKLKSSFSDVRLPGMVGIAQNAALQLFINEETAEIAVIHTQSGQIWRSNPADREQDGVAAGINKDLLSSQTKLSFFNSLGQSSTVNSFTDSVAHKQISYEVLPSGVRVHYQFGSTERSIEDLPMKISKERFEQKLLAQLDKAGQRALKVGYAEDKDEGAYVRIDKAMQGLQLSRALKAFDTAGYTSEDLAQDHAEFGIEEERSGPRLFMLTMEYELDGEDLLVRVPSSGIHFPEEYPINSISVMDYFGAGGSEEEGSILVPDGSGALIHFNNGKLQYPAYQQDIYGPDMTMKLREASSNEARARLPVFGLIRKEGAFLGIIEEGDAVAVVNADISGKLNSYNNVYPSFYVVNKSDVTLQASDMVRTLPKFQKKPTVSDFVVRYAFVGADKASYSGLASLYRDYLMQNGGLPELNASKEQSNVPFYLQLFGGMTTRQHMLGIPYDSTEALTTFDEAKNILSALTEKKVSNIQVRYAGWLNGGLHHRLPDSIQVDGAVGGKKGLREFSAYTQEAGIGFYPDIALLNVQSKKGFKPSKEASRTLTQEPAVLYPMNQAIQRRDRDRSPSYVLSPNMLEDVTADMLDELRSLQKDGLSLSLNDLAAQLNSDMNPKKLVDRTQALGSVKKALEQIGQQAGSLVAEGGNAYALPYVTGLTDAPMTSSRFKLEDEEIPFYQLVVHGSIGYTGTPYNLSTYTNAKQYVLKLIEYGASPYFAWFNAPNHVVKETDYDDLYAANYEQWIDLAAEIYNEVNQVNQPFAGRSMISHESLEEGVFRTTYEGGGFVIVNYNDFPVEVDNDTVEAQSYVTGGEQL is encoded by the coding sequence ATGAATTATACCGTAGCCAAAAAAATAACAGGAATGCTGCTCGCGGGCAGTCTGCTTCTGGGCGGTTGTCAATTCTCGCCAACACCGCTCGCTCACGAGACAGTGACTGCCGCTGATCAGACGGACTTTCCCTCCCTGCCTCCCGGAGAGAAACTGAAATCATCGTTCAGCGATGTCCGCCTTCCCGGCATGGTAGGTATTGCGCAGAATGCTGCGCTGCAGTTGTTCATTAACGAAGAGACTGCCGAAATTGCAGTGATTCACACGCAGAGCGGGCAGATCTGGCGCAGCAATCCTGCAGATCGTGAGCAGGATGGGGTTGCTGCCGGGATAAACAAAGACCTTTTGTCATCACAGACGAAGCTCAGCTTCTTCAACAGCCTCGGACAGAGCAGCACCGTGAATTCCTTCACGGATAGTGTTGCACACAAGCAAATAAGCTACGAGGTGCTGCCAAGCGGCGTGCGGGTCCACTACCAGTTTGGAAGCACTGAGCGATCCATAGAAGACTTGCCGATGAAGATCAGTAAGGAGCGATTTGAACAAAAGCTGCTTGCACAGCTAGATAAGGCCGGGCAAAGGGCCTTGAAGGTCGGCTATGCGGAAGACAAGGATGAAGGCGCTTACGTCCGGATTGATAAGGCGATGCAAGGATTGCAATTGTCCCGGGCCTTGAAGGCTTTTGACACAGCCGGTTACACATCGGAGGATCTGGCTCAGGATCATGCCGAGTTTGGCATTGAAGAGGAACGAAGTGGACCACGGCTGTTTATGCTTACGATGGAATATGAGCTAGATGGAGAGGATCTGCTCGTGCGTGTTCCGTCCTCAGGCATTCATTTTCCGGAGGAATATCCGATCAACAGCATATCTGTAATGGATTATTTCGGGGCTGGGGGTTCAGAAGAAGAGGGCTCCATACTGGTGCCGGACGGTTCGGGAGCACTGATCCATTTTAACAATGGCAAGCTGCAGTATCCTGCCTATCAACAAGATATATACGGACCGGATATGACCATGAAACTGCGGGAAGCAAGTTCGAATGAAGCCAGAGCCAGGTTGCCGGTATTTGGACTGATTCGGAAAGAGGGAGCTTTCCTGGGCATTATTGAAGAAGGGGATGCCGTTGCAGTTGTGAATGCCGATATCAGCGGCAAACTGAACAGTTACAACAACGTATATCCAAGCTTCTATGTGGTGAACAAGAGCGATGTGACGCTTCAGGCAAGTGATATGGTTCGTACACTTCCGAAATTCCAGAAGAAACCGACTGTGTCCGACTTCGTCGTTCGATATGCTTTTGTCGGGGCGGATAAGGCATCGTACTCGGGGCTTGCATCTCTCTATCGGGATTATCTGATGCAAAACGGCGGACTTCCCGAGTTGAACGCCAGCAAGGAGCAGAGTAACGTTCCCTTTTATCTGCAACTGTTCGGCGGCATGACAACAAGGCAGCATATGTTGGGCATACCGTATGATTCAACGGAGGCTTTGACCACGTTTGATGAAGCCAAAAACATTCTCTCCGCCTTGACGGAGAAGAAGGTATCCAATATTCAGGTGCGCTATGCAGGATGGCTTAACGGCGGGCTTCATCATCGACTGCCGGATTCCATCCAAGTAGACGGCGCGGTAGGCGGGAAAAAGGGATTGCGGGAATTCAGCGCATACACACAAGAAGCGGGTATCGGTTTCTATCCCGATATCGCTCTGCTGAATGTGCAATCCAAAAAAGGGTTTAAACCGTCCAAAGAAGCTTCACGCACATTAACTCAGGAACCGGCGGTCTTATATCCGATGAACCAGGCCATCCAGCGGCGGGACCGGGATCGTTCACCATCCTATGTGCTTTCGCCCAACATGCTGGAGGACGTGACGGCAGACATGTTAGATGAGCTGAGGTCCCTTCAAAAGGATGGACTGTCACTAAGCCTGAATGATCTGGCAGCTCAGTTAAACAGCGATATGAATCCGAAAAAGCTGGTGGACCGAACACAAGCGCTTGGCTCCGTAAAGAAGGCACTTGAACAGATCGGGCAGCAGGCTGGCTCGCTTGTTGCTGAAGGCGGGAACGCTTATGCCCTGCCGTATGTAACTGGTCTGACAGATGCGCCGATGACCAGCAGTCGTTTCAAGCTGGAGGATGAAGAGATTCCGTTCTATCAGCTCGTTGTGCACGGCAGCATCGGTTATACGGGGACGCCATACAATCTCTCCACATATACCAATGCAAAGCAATATGTGCTGAAGCTGATTGAATATGGAGCCAGTCCTTACTTTGCATGGTTCAATGCGCCAAACCATGTTGTGAAAGAAACGGATTATGATGATCTCTACGCGGCGAATTATGAACAATGGATCGATCTGGCTGCCGAGATCTACAACGAGGTGAACCAGGTGAACCAGCCGTTTGCCGGACGTTCCATGATATCTCATGAATCCCTGGAGGAGGGCGTCTTCCGGACAACATATGAAGGTGGCGGGTTCGTAATCGTCAATTATAACGACTTCCCTGTAGAAGTTGACAACGATACAGTGGAAGCCCAAAGCTATGTGACTGGTGGTGAGCAGCTCTGA
- a CDS encoding carbohydrate ABC transporter permease, producing the protein MWGVIYVLPWLIGFVLFFFIPLLASLRYSMSTIQANAEGIAIQFNGVANYIQALTVNTSFNRALIEAITDVLINVPLIVIFSLFLAVILNQKFRGRAVARSIFFLPVILASGVIMTLESTSLIEAVNQSSTGGSSLGTFELENLMVNAGVSDWIVTYLSSAVDRIYQIVSQSGVQILIFLAGIQTISPQLYEASKMEGATGYEAFWKITFPMVSPLIFVNAIYTIIDSFANNAMTELIRDTGFVKFDFGLSSAMAWVYFLAIAIILVIINIIFSKRVFYQD; encoded by the coding sequence ATGTGGGGCGTAATCTACGTGCTTCCCTGGCTCATTGGTTTTGTGTTGTTTTTCTTCATTCCGCTGTTAGCCTCTCTGCGATACAGCATGAGTACAATTCAGGCTAACGCGGAAGGCATAGCGATTCAGTTCAACGGTGTTGCCAATTACATTCAGGCGCTGACCGTCAATACAAGCTTTAACCGTGCGTTAATTGAGGCGATCACAGACGTGCTCATCAACGTACCGCTTATCGTTATATTCAGTCTGTTCCTTGCCGTCATCCTGAATCAGAAGTTCAGGGGCCGGGCTGTAGCGCGGTCGATCTTTTTCCTGCCCGTTATTCTGGCATCGGGAGTGATTATGACACTCGAGAGCACCAGCCTGATTGAAGCGGTTAATCAGAGCAGCACAGGTGGAAGCTCACTCGGGACATTTGAACTCGAAAATCTGATGGTTAACGCCGGAGTGAGCGATTGGATCGTTACGTATCTGAGCAGCGCCGTAGATCGGATCTATCAGATCGTCAGTCAATCCGGTGTACAGATTTTGATCTTTTTGGCAGGGATCCAGACGATTTCCCCTCAACTGTATGAGGCTTCGAAGATGGAAGGGGCAACGGGTTATGAAGCCTTTTGGAAAATTACGTTTCCAATGGTCAGCCCGCTTATTTTTGTCAATGCGATCTATACAATCATTGATTCGTTTGCCAATAACGCCATGACGGAACTGATCCGGGATACCGGATTCGTCAAATTTGACTTTGGATTAAGTTCTGCCATGGCATGGGTCTACTTTCTGGCCATTGCCATCATTCTGGTTATCATAAACATCATTTTCTCGAAGCGAGTCTTCTATCAAGATTAG
- a CDS encoding carbohydrate ABC transporter permease: MTTSRLLSLEHWKGWLWAMIRFVLITGLSFVILFPIFQKVSTSIKAKGDLYSAVVVWIPQNFSIDNFKEAIRVMDYWATLFNTFALSATTTLLTTASCALAGYGFARLKFRGSNWLFAGVILTILVPPTTILIPVYLNLKSFDLMGLMTLIAGKPVNLLNTYWPFILTAITANSLKAGLYIFIFRQFFRGIPKEVEEAAYVDGAGIGRTFSRIMLPNAIPSMVTVMLFSFVWQWNDSFYTTTYLTSSKVMSTQLSSLPYNLAQQVTDGAASQADPFYLSMIQDTGILLAILPLIIIYLFVQRYFVESVERTGIVG, from the coding sequence GTGACAACATCACGATTATTATCGCTGGAGCATTGGAAAGGCTGGCTGTGGGCCATGATCCGATTCGTTCTGATTACCGGGCTTTCCTTCGTTATCCTGTTTCCCATATTTCAGAAGGTTTCCACATCCATCAAAGCTAAAGGTGATCTGTATTCGGCAGTGGTGGTGTGGATTCCACAGAACTTCTCCATCGACAATTTCAAAGAGGCGATACGCGTAATGGATTACTGGGCAACGCTGTTTAATACGTTTGCCCTGTCTGCAACGACTACACTGCTGACTACAGCATCCTGTGCACTTGCAGGATACGGATTCGCCAGACTGAAATTCAGGGGAAGCAACTGGCTGTTTGCTGGTGTAATTCTGACGATTCTTGTACCGCCAACGACTATTCTCATTCCGGTATACCTGAATCTGAAAAGCTTTGATCTGATGGGGCTTATGACGCTTATAGCCGGCAAACCTGTTAATTTGCTTAATACCTATTGGCCGTTTATTCTGACGGCGATTACGGCCAATTCACTTAAAGCCGGTTTGTACATCTTTATCTTCCGGCAATTCTTCAGAGGTATTCCGAAGGAAGTGGAGGAGGCGGCCTATGTGGATGGCGCGGGCATCGGACGAACATTTTCAAGAATCATGCTGCCCAATGCCATTCCGTCCATGGTAACAGTCATGCTGTTTTCCTTCGTATGGCAGTGGAACGACAGCTTTTATACGACGACTTATCTGACTTCAAGTAAAGTCATGTCGACTCAGTTATCGTCCCTTCCGTATAATCTGGCCCAGCAGGTTACTGACGGTGCAGCTTCCCAGGCCGATCCGTTCTATTTGAGCATGATCCAGGATACAGGAATTCTTCTTGCCATTCTGCCTTTGATCATCATCTATTTGTTTGTGCAACGATATTTCGTAGAGAGTGTAGAGCGTACGGGAATCGTCGGTTAA
- a CDS encoding RICIN domain-containing protein, which translates to MKKFMTSCKLVLILALLITIAPWGGSRAEAWVGMPMGKLHVNGKNLVNSNNQPVLLNGWHQPSGAYWTYQDSNYYLNLHGNNRHAATLAYLKDITDTFADTSAKYGSNHGWNMNQVRLFIDRQDMGDVAAGTYNFAGVQTVTQNVIIPYIQYAKTKGVYVVLGLDFTLKDDQATTPANLQKFNEIWGYLASRPEIKSADNVHFELVNEPVKSYANGHWGGYNGENDFVDHWNDLRNFQNSMISTIRSKGADNVIWAAGLGYNQFYSLTASHPLTDPLNNYGYAVHWYPGYGAYDNFSILQDQWNTNVKAAADKYPINITEVTWFKNKPGDSAYWNLFNGSNEGFGTNTKTIFNASGNVSIAAHMNGFILSEGPRSSFADPTAGLKWDGDASRSAMGRFLFNWYHERAQTYPGSGTGGPTTGLVSGATYKIVARHSNKVVDVPGGQNENNLQLQQWSDLGGNPQKWVLTSIGNGNYTLTSVNSPDKVIDIRNGTLTNGEAVQLMSNLNTTAQHFKVNDLGNGYWSIINVNSNKAIEVANASTSDGAKLQQNTYTGATNQQWKFVAVSN; encoded by the coding sequence GTGAAGAAGTTCATGACATCTTGTAAACTTGTACTCATTCTGGCTTTATTGATCACAATTGCTCCATGGGGAGGCAGCCGTGCCGAAGCATGGGTGGGCATGCCGATGGGCAAGCTGCACGTAAACGGCAAAAACCTGGTGAACAGCAACAACCAGCCTGTGCTACTGAACGGTTGGCATCAACCCTCAGGTGCCTACTGGACATATCAGGACAGCAATTATTACCTCAATCTGCACGGCAATAACCGTCATGCAGCTACACTGGCTTATCTGAAAGACATTACCGATACTTTTGCTGACACCAGCGCGAAATACGGAAGCAATCATGGCTGGAATATGAATCAGGTACGTCTGTTCATCGATCGTCAGGACATGGGAGATGTGGCTGCTGGTACATATAACTTTGCCGGTGTGCAGACCGTTACGCAAAATGTAATTATTCCGTACATTCAATATGCCAAAACAAAAGGTGTCTATGTTGTCCTGGGACTGGACTTCACATTGAAGGATGATCAGGCGACAACACCTGCCAACCTGCAAAAATTCAACGAAATCTGGGGTTATCTCGCTTCACGCCCGGAGATCAAAAGTGCTGATAACGTTCACTTCGAACTGGTCAACGAACCGGTGAAATCCTATGCTAATGGACATTGGGGCGGATACAACGGGGAAAATGACTTTGTGGATCACTGGAATGACCTGCGTAATTTCCAAAATTCCATGATTTCAACAATTCGCAGCAAAGGTGCGGACAACGTCATCTGGGCGGCAGGTCTGGGATACAACCAATTTTACAGCTTGACGGCAAGCCATCCATTGACTGATCCGCTCAATAACTATGGATATGCGGTTCACTGGTACCCTGGTTATGGCGCATATGACAACTTCTCTATCCTGCAAGACCAGTGGAATACCAACGTGAAGGCAGCCGCTGACAAATATCCGATTAATATTACCGAGGTAACCTGGTTCAAAAACAAACCTGGCGATTCGGCCTATTGGAACTTGTTTAATGGCAGCAATGAAGGTTTTGGCACCAATACCAAAACGATTTTCAACGCATCAGGCAATGTCAGCATTGCAGCTCATATGAACGGATTCATTCTAAGTGAAGGACCACGAAGCTCCTTTGCCGACCCAACGGCTGGACTGAAATGGGATGGAGATGCTTCACGGAGTGCCATGGGACGATTCCTGTTTAACTGGTACCATGAACGTGCTCAGACTTACCCGGGCAGTGGAACAGGTGGACCAACAACAGGTCTTGTATCCGGTGCAACATATAAAATTGTAGCCCGGCATTCCAACAAGGTTGTTGATGTCCCTGGTGGTCAAAACGAAAACAATCTTCAGCTCCAGCAGTGGAGCGATCTGGGCGGTAACCCTCAGAAGTGGGTTCTGACTTCGATCGGAAACGGCAACTATACACTGACAAGTGTGAACTCGCCGGACAAAGTCATCGACATTCGCAACGGTACCCTCACCAATGGGGAAGCGGTTCAACTCATGAGCAATCTGAACACAACCGCTCAGCATTTTAAGGTCAACGATCTTGGTAACGGGTACTGGAGTATCATTAACGTGAACAGCAATAAAGCGATTGAAGTGGCGAATGCTTCCACTTCGGATGGAGCCAAGCTGCAGCAGAACACCTACACAGGTGCTACAAACCAACAATGGAAATTTGTTGCCGTTAGCAACTAA
- a CDS encoding helix-turn-helix domain-containing protein, giving the protein MQLLWSKFSPVFRRFLISYLVILMIPQIAGYASYRASIEAARSSSIENSLKSLSLGKEIIERNLLQVEAFTRQLAVNPDLQNLIAGPKPHDLYNVYGMNRMQRSLSMYSSTNDYLSHFFIHIPNYNAIITPRTVYYRPEHYYAANQLDGMSFEQWHDQILKQPHFNEIIPLRNYKREILGTVLADVPAITFLQSLPLNSFNKPQATIGVMIDQDQMASLTQNIVDQYGGWTLVTDAEGQIIFSHGIEQAEAEQMAQSRKREGNAVETELNVQNVRPGSDGRLLISMQSSQNGWNYMAGIPEKALMTKADQIKQVTLVFTLATIALGLLFGLVLAYLNSAPVYRLLASFREQITDSPGRRGNEYDFLASHINNLIANNDSLKNAMNEQIPLLRDGFIKRLLTGEVYTSLELEVISSQAHISLHSSKGLTGLVKVNGYANPDSEETIHELGVARLLIKQVLTEWNAQLLITDWGTDQIAFACPLDENSLNEAIGRCEKELNTLMEVIYREHRISTTIGTGAAYEVWNDAGRSFDEAKQALDYAIHMGTDHLVRFEDTMKENEMFYYPIESEQRLLNTIKVGEPEEAVRILEQLFLRNLEERELSYEMTQQFIMELKGTFLKLDEPKFKLDASLLEEYKSRVTSIQLTETITSLRAKFKRLTEDICGDFQRRRAGAHADTVNEMICFIQQHYGDANLTIYRIAEHMSKSEKFISQLFKEHKGENLSDYVERVRIDAASNLLHSTAQTIDEIAEATGYNSAHSFRRAFKRVRGISPSVFRKMDVHSG; this is encoded by the coding sequence ATGCAGCTCCTATGGTCCAAATTTTCACCCGTGTTCCGTCGATTCCTCATTTCGTATCTTGTCATTCTGATGATTCCTCAAATTGCGGGATATGCCTCTTACCGAGCTTCTATTGAAGCGGCCCGTTCCAGCTCCATTGAAAACAGCTTGAAGTCGCTGAGTCTCGGGAAAGAGATCATTGAGCGTAACCTTCTTCAAGTTGAAGCTTTTACCAGACAGCTTGCCGTCAATCCCGATTTGCAAAATTTAATTGCTGGCCCAAAGCCGCATGATCTCTACAATGTCTACGGTATGAACCGCATGCAGCGGAGCCTCTCCATGTACAGCAGTACCAATGATTACTTGTCCCATTTCTTCATTCACATTCCGAACTACAATGCCATCATCACACCAAGAACTGTGTATTATCGTCCAGAGCATTATTATGCTGCCAATCAGCTGGACGGTATGTCGTTTGAACAATGGCATGACCAAATTCTCAAACAACCACACTTTAATGAAATCATACCGCTTCGAAACTATAAACGTGAAATACTCGGCACTGTGCTTGCAGATGTTCCCGCCATTACGTTTCTGCAATCTCTGCCTTTGAACAGCTTCAACAAACCGCAAGCAACGATTGGTGTCATGATTGATCAGGATCAGATGGCCAGCCTTACTCAAAATATTGTGGATCAATATGGCGGCTGGACTCTCGTCACTGATGCGGAAGGACAGATCATTTTCTCCCATGGCATTGAACAAGCCGAAGCCGAGCAAATGGCACAGAGTCGAAAGAGAGAAGGTAACGCTGTGGAAACGGAGCTGAACGTGCAGAATGTACGGCCTGGAAGTGATGGTCGGCTGCTGATATCGATGCAGTCCAGTCAAAATGGATGGAATTACATGGCAGGGATTCCGGAGAAAGCACTCATGACAAAAGCGGACCAAATCAAACAAGTCACGCTGGTCTTTACTCTGGCAACCATTGCCTTGGGACTGTTATTCGGGCTGGTTCTGGCCTATCTTAATAGTGCACCCGTTTACAGATTGTTGGCCTCTTTTCGGGAACAAATCACCGATTCCCCAGGCAGACGGGGCAATGAATATGATTTTTTGGCAAGCCATATTAACAATCTGATTGCTAATAATGACTCACTTAAAAACGCCATGAATGAGCAGATTCCGTTATTGAGAGACGGTTTTATCAAACGTTTGTTAACGGGAGAAGTCTATACCTCACTTGAGTTGGAGGTTATCTCATCCCAGGCGCACATTTCTCTTCATAGCAGCAAGGGCTTGACAGGCTTAGTGAAGGTAAACGGATATGCCAATCCGGACAGTGAAGAAACGATCCATGAACTGGGTGTCGCAAGGCTGCTCATCAAACAGGTACTTACAGAGTGGAATGCGCAGCTGCTGATCACGGATTGGGGAACAGACCAGATCGCTTTTGCCTGTCCATTGGATGAGAACTCACTGAATGAAGCTATAGGGAGATGTGAAAAAGAGCTGAACACCTTGATGGAAGTGATCTACCGGGAGCATCGGATATCCACAACAATTGGCACAGGCGCAGCTTACGAGGTCTGGAATGATGCAGGGCGTTCCTTTGACGAAGCCAAACAAGCTCTGGATTATGCCATTCATATGGGAACAGATCATCTGGTGAGATTTGAAGATACGATGAAGGAAAATGAAATGTTCTATTATCCGATTGAGTCTGAACAGCGCCTGCTGAACACAATCAAAGTCGGGGAGCCTGAAGAGGCGGTACGTATTCTGGAGCAATTGTTTCTTCGTAATTTAGAGGAGCGGGAACTGTCCTACGAGATGACACAGCAGTTCATCATGGAGCTGAAGGGGACTTTTCTGAAGCTGGACGAACCAAAATTCAAGCTGGATGCCTCCCTGCTGGAGGAATATAAATCTCGGGTGACATCCATTCAGTTGACAGAAACGATTACTTCGCTGCGTGCAAAGTTCAAACGGTTAACGGAAGACATCTGCGGTGATTTCCAGAGAAGAAGAGCAGGAGCACATGCGGATACTGTAAACGAAATGATTTGTTTTATCCAACAACATTATGGGGATGCAAACTTGACGATCTATCGGATTGCCGAGCACATGAGCAAGTCCGAGAAGTTTATTTCCCAACTGTTCAAAGAACACAAGGGAGAGAATCTTTCCGATTATGTAGAACGGGTACGCATTGATGCTGCCTCGAACTTGTTACACTCCACTGCTCAGACCATTGACGAGATAGCGGAGGCCACCGGGTATAACAGTGCACATTCATTCCGCCGAGCTTTCAAGCGAGTACGCGGCATTTCTCCGAGTGTATTTCGGAAAATGGACGTTCATAGCGGTTAA
- a CDS encoding ABC transporter permease produces MLPPIAYFIIFKYVPMVNAVLAFKDYNVIKGIWGSPWAGTKYFELLFKNPAFVMLIKNTLYISFYSLIVGFPIPILLALALNEIKNIRFKKTVQMVTYAPYFISTVVMVSIIMLFLSPRLGIVNTIAGALGFEAVNFLGEPGLFRSIYVFSDVWQGMGYSAVIYLAALAGVDPSLYEAAKVDGANRIQKIINVDLPGLLPAAVIILILSVGNIMAVGFEKIYLLQNPLNLSASEIISTYVYKIGLLNANYSFATAVGLFNSVINLILLLIVNAVAKRLSNTSLW; encoded by the coding sequence ATCCTGCCACCGATTGCTTACTTTATTATTTTCAAGTATGTACCCATGGTGAATGCGGTCCTGGCATTTAAAGATTACAACGTCATCAAGGGGATCTGGGGCAGTCCGTGGGCCGGAACCAAGTATTTCGAATTACTTTTCAAAAATCCGGCGTTTGTCATGCTGATCAAGAACACGCTCTACATTTCGTTTTACAGCCTGATCGTTGGTTTCCCGATTCCTATATTACTGGCGCTGGCGCTGAACGAAATCAAAAACATACGATTCAAAAAAACAGTACAAATGGTGACGTATGCTCCATATTTCATCTCTACCGTTGTTATGGTCTCCATCATTATGCTCTTTCTGTCTCCTAGGCTGGGTATTGTCAACACGATTGCAGGTGCCCTTGGTTTCGAAGCGGTGAATTTTCTCGGTGAGCCTGGACTGTTTCGATCCATATACGTATTCTCCGATGTGTGGCAGGGAATGGGGTACTCCGCTGTGATATATCTGGCTGCTCTGGCAGGTGTTGATCCATCCCTGTATGAAGCCGCCAAAGTGGACGGAGCCAACCGAATACAGAAAATCATCAATGTTGATCTGCCTGGACTACTTCCGGCAGCAGTCATCATTCTGATCCTGAGTGTAGGGAATATCATGGCTGTTGGGTTCGAAAAAATATATTTGCTGCAAAATCCGCTCAACCTGTCTGCTTCGGAGATCATCTCCACGTATGTCTATAAAATAGGATTGCTGAATGCCAATTACAGCTTCGCTACTGCGGTTGGCCTGTTCAACTCGGTGATTAACCTGATTCTGCTATTAATCGTAAACGCGGTCGCCAAGCGACTGTCCAATACAAGCTTATGGTAA
- a CDS encoding carbohydrate ABC transporter permease: protein MPNTQTNAGRSRIKSSSTIRESWGDRVFITVVYFMLTVVLIAVLYPLIYIVSSSLSSPAAVSSGKVWLWPIDLTFDGYKSVLRNDQVLTGYANSLFYTACGTFISVALTIMIAYPLSKKTFVGRSSLMMFITFTMLFSGGLIPTYLVVKTMGLIDTRWALLIPNAVWVWQVIIARTFFQNSIPEELSEAADIDGCSDIRFIFSIILPLAKPIIAVLSLMYAVGQWNAYFDALIYLKSQSLYPLQLILRSILILNSSTGSMDASEMIKQQQMAELMKYSLIVMASLPVLIIYPFVQRYFVQGMLIGSVKG from the coding sequence ATGCCTAACACACAGACAAATGCAGGTCGTTCGCGGATCAAGAGCAGTAGTACGATTCGTGAATCCTGGGGAGACCGCGTGTTTATAACGGTTGTTTACTTCATGTTGACAGTGGTGCTGATTGCCGTGCTGTATCCCTTGATATATATTGTGAGTTCTTCGCTCAGTAGCCCAGCTGCCGTCTCTTCGGGAAAAGTCTGGTTGTGGCCCATTGACCTGACGTTTGACGGTTACAAGTCTGTATTGCGGAATGATCAAGTCCTTACCGGGTATGCCAATTCCCTTTTCTATACAGCCTGCGGCACCTTCATCAGCGTGGCACTGACCATTATGATTGCTTATCCATTATCCAAAAAAACGTTTGTTGGTCGCAGCTCGTTAATGATGTTTATTACCTTCACCATGTTGTTCTCAGGCGGTTTGATCCCTACCTATCTGGTGGTCAAAACCATGGGACTGATTGATACCCGCTGGGCGTTGCTGATTCCCAATGCCGTCTGGGTATGGCAAGTCATCATTGCCCGTACCTTTTTTCAGAATTCGATACCGGAAGAATTGTCCGAAGCAGCAGACATCGATGGCTGCAGTGACATCCGGTTTATCTTCAGTATTATCCTGCCACTCGCCAAACCGATTATCGCCGTGTTGTCACTTATGTACGCTGTTGGTCAGTGGAATGCATACTTTGACGCCCTCATTTACCTGAAATCACAGTCGCTCTATCCGCTACAGCTGATATTGCGCAGCATTCTTATTCTGAACAGCAGTACGGGGAGCATGGATGCATCGGAAATGATCAAACAGCAGCAAATGGCTGAACTCATGAAGTACTCGTTAATTGTGATGGCCAGCTTGCCGGTGCTAATCATCTATCCTTTTGTTCAACGGTATTTCGTGCAAGGTATGTTGATTGGCTCAGTCAAAGGATAA